From a region of the Phaseolus vulgaris cultivar G19833 chromosome 6, P. vulgaris v2.0, whole genome shotgun sequence genome:
- the LOC137831483 gene encoding RING-H2 finger protein ATL63, with protein sequence MLQSVSKIHIYPPTHRKQTPFKSKPLSQNQTPFWPLFTMPTQPDSPNTLTQMFQNIFSDNSNIMLAAIISLLLVILFVLLLHLYAKWFLAQAQAQAHARRRRRRRRTTVTVSDVLGPARFHHFHGFNIEDSSPLSTKGLDSSTIRAIPLFIYEHNRANEDEELDCVICLSAFEGGEVGRCLPKCGHGFHVECIDMWLSSHSNCPICRAPIVVNVVESDSSQVVSSRDHGDEYGGSDFEIVIDAGSDESRESETGSGNGNGNGNVGARTSVSVSETSFSFFGCSLERMLGKVFPSTN encoded by the coding sequence ATGTTACAGAGTGTAtctaaaatacatatatatcCACCCACCCACAGAAAACAGACACCCTTCAAGTCCAAACCTTTGAGCCAAAACCAAACACCCTTTTGGCCACTCTTCACAATGCCAACCCAACCTGACTCACCCAACACGTTGACCCAAATGTTTCAGAACATCTTCTCAGACAACAGTAACATTATGCTTGCAGCCATCATTTCCCTTCTCCTTGTCATCCTTTTTGTCCTCCTTCTCCACCTCTATGCCAAATGGTTCCTTGCTCAGGCACAGGCTCAGGCACACGCCCGCCGTCGACGCCGCCGCCGACGAACGACGGTGACTGTCTCCGACGTCCTTGGCCCGGCAAGGTTCCACCACTTCCACGGCTTCAACATAGAAGACTCCTCACCCCTCTCAACCAAAGGCCTTGATTCTTCCACCATCAGAGCAATTCCTCTCTTCATCTATGAGCATAACAGGGCCAATGAagatgaagaacttgattgtGTGATTTGTTTGAGTGCCTTTGAGGGTGGTGAAGTGGGAAGGTGTTTGCCAAAGTGTGGCCATGGTTTTCATGTGGAGTGCATTGACATGTGGTTGAGTTCACACTCCAATTGTCCTATTTGTAGAGCCCCCATTGTAGTAAATGTTGTTGAGAGTGATTCTTCTCAGGTTGTGTCTTCAAGAGATCATGGTGATGAATATGGTGGTTCTGATTTTGAGATTGTGATTGATGCTGGTTCTGATGAGAGTAGAGAGAGTGAGACCGGGAGTGGTAATGGTAATGGTAATGGCAACGTAGGAGCAAGAACAAGTGTTTCTGTGTCAGAAACTTCTTTCTCATTTTTTGGGTGCTCTTTGGAGAGAATGCTTGGCAAGGTTTTCCCATCCACTAATTAa